In the Vigna radiata var. radiata cultivar VC1973A unplaced genomic scaffold, Vradiata_ver6 scaffold_223, whole genome shotgun sequence genome, one interval contains:
- the LOC106753313 gene encoding protein LATERAL ORGAN BOUNDARIES-like, whose product MASSSTYNSPCAACKFLRRKCMPGCIFAPYFPPEEPQKFANVHKIFGASNVTKLLNELLPQQREDAVNSLAYEAEARVRDPVYGCVGAISFLQRQVQRLQKELDAANADLLRYSYTDIPPASLSVPPGLAAFQHVPQRQFTARFGNEGTGFYRQSTTTAYSFPYALPWTDTSSEDISEGGGGGGNL is encoded by the coding sequence ATGGCATCATCCAGCACCTACAATTCTCCATGTGCTGCCTGCAAATTCTTGAGGAGGAAATGCATGCCAGGATGCATCTTTGCGCCTTACTTCCCACCCGAAGAGCCTCAGAAATTCGCCAACGTCCACAAAATATTTGGTGCTAGCAATGTGACCAAACTCCTGAACGAACTCCTCCCTCAGCAGAGGGAGGATGCAGTGAACTCACTCGCATATGAAGCAGAGGCACGCGTGAGGGACCCAGTTTATGGCTGCGTAGGAGCCATCTCTTTCCTGCAGAGACAAGTTCAAAGGCTCCAAAAGGAGCTTGATGCTGCAAACGCTGATCTGCTACGCTACTCTTACACTGACATCCCTCCAGCATCTCTTTCTGTGCCACCAGGACTTGCTGCATTTCAACATGTGCCCCAAAGGCAGTTTACTGCAAGATTTGGTAACGAAGGAACTGGGTTCTATCGGCAATCTACTACTACTGCTTATTCCTTTCCTTATGCCCTTCCTTGGACTGATACCTCTTCGGAGGACATCAGTGAgggaggaggtggaggaggtAATTTGTGA
- the LOC106753302 gene encoding tryptophan aminotransferase-related protein 2 isoform X1 — MVAVPSLFSLRHLLVLSLALNLSLILRALYHQRGEDNKWWFCFKKKMMEDADSCFTTSSTSSLHNSTREKVIDLDQMLMICSGDPIMYERFWRQMGDKTTITIPGWQSMSYLSDGSNICWFLEAEFATEVVRLHKVVGNAVTEGRHIVVGTGSSQLILAALYALSSPDAAQPISVVSAVPYYSSYPSMADYQKSGLYQWAGDAENFDKEGPYIELVTSPNNPDGYRRKSMVNRSQGLLIHDLAYYWPQYTPISSPSDHDLTLFTASKTTGHAGMRIGWALVKDKEVAKKMTKFIELNTIGVSKDSQLRAAKVLKAVSESCEEENHKNVESFFKYSYNLMAQRWKQLREVVDAGDMFTIPQFSPAFCTFFGKETEPQPAFVWLKCEGDVEDCETFLRGHKIITRSGTQFGASPKYVRISMLDTDETFIQFIERLSAIQELE, encoded by the exons ATGGTTGCAGTTCCGTCTCTGTTTTCCTTGAGGCACTTGCTGGTGCTGTCTCTGGCCCTGAATCTTAGTCTTATCCTTAGAGCTCTATATCACCAGAGGGGAGAAGACAACAAGTGGTGGTTTTGtttcaagaagaaaatgatggaaGATGCAGACTCATGTTTTACTACCTCTTCAACCTCGTCTCTCCATAATTCTACTCGTGAAAAAGTTATCGACTTGGATCA AATGTTGATGATATGCAGTGGTGACCCAATAATGTATGAAAGATTCTGGCGACAAATGGGTGACAAGACTACAATCACAATTCCAGGATGGCAATCAATGAGTTATTTATCTGATGGTTCAAACATTTGCTGGTTTTTGGAGGCTGAGTTTGCAACGGAAGTGGTGAGGTTGCACAAAGTGGTGGGCAATGCTGTGACAGAAGGTCGCCATATTGTTGTTGGGACAGGATCCTCTCAGCTAATTCTGGCTGCCCTTTATGCTCTGTCCTCGCCTGATGCTGCTCAACCAATCAGTGTTGTATCTGCCGTGCCCTATTATTCG TCGTACCCATCAATGGCAGATTACCAGAAATCAGGCCTTTACCAATGGGCTGGTGATGCAGAGAATTTTGACAAAGAAGGTCCTTACATTGAGCTGGTCACTTCTCCCAATAACCCTGATGGATATAGAAGGAAATCAATGGTGAACCGAAGCCAAGGACTATTGATTCATGACCTTGCCTATTATTGGCCTCAATACACTCCAATATCATCCCCTTCAGATCATGATCTCACGCTTTTTACTGCCTCAAAAACCACTGGTCATGCTGGAATGCGCATAGG GTGGGCTCTTGTGAAAGATAAAGAGGTAGCGAagaaaatgactaaattcatagAGCTGAATACAATTGGTGTGTCGAAGGATTCTCAACTCAGAGCTGCGAAGGTTTTAAAGGCTGTCTCTGAGAGCtgtgaagaagaaaaccacaaaaACGTAGAATCATTTTTCAAGTACAGCTACAACCTCATGGCACAAAGGTGGAAGCAACTGAGGGAAGTAGTTGATGCCGGTGATATGTTCACAATCCCCCAATTTTCTCCAGCATTCTGCACCTTCTTTGGTAAGGAGACGGAGCCTCAGCCAG CTTTCGTGTGGTTGAAGTGCGAGGGAGATGTTGAAGACTGCGAGACCTTCCTTAGAGGACACAAAATTATAACCAGAAGTGGGACACAGTTTGGGGCTAGCCCAAAATATGTAAGAATTAGCATGTTGGATACAGATGAAACTTTTATACAGTTTATAGAGAGGCTATCGGCCATACAGGAGCTAGAATGA
- the LOC106753302 gene encoding tryptophan aminotransferase-related protein 2 isoform X3, which translates to MYERFWRQMGDKTTITIPGWQSMSYLSDGSNICWFLEAEFATEVVRLHKVVGNAVTEGRHIVVGTGSSQLILAALYALSSPDAAQPISVVSAVPYYSSYPSMADYQKSGLYQWAGDAENFDKEGPYIELVTSPNNPDGYRRKSMVNRSQGLLIHDLAYYWPQYTPISSPSDHDLTLFTASKTTGHAGMRIGWALVKDKEVAKKMTKFIELNTIGVSKDSQLRAAKVLKAVSESCEEENHKNVESFFKYSYNLMAQRWKQLREVVDAGDMFTIPQFSPAFCTFFGKETEPQPAFVWLKCEGDVEDCETFLRGHKIITRSGTQFGASPKYVRISMLDTDETFIQFIERLSAIQELE; encoded by the exons ATGTATGAAAGATTCTGGCGACAAATGGGTGACAAGACTACAATCACAATTCCAGGATGGCAATCAATGAGTTATTTATCTGATGGTTCAAACATTTGCTGGTTTTTGGAGGCTGAGTTTGCAACGGAAGTGGTGAGGTTGCACAAAGTGGTGGGCAATGCTGTGACAGAAGGTCGCCATATTGTTGTTGGGACAGGATCCTCTCAGCTAATTCTGGCTGCCCTTTATGCTCTGTCCTCGCCTGATGCTGCTCAACCAATCAGTGTTGTATCTGCCGTGCCCTATTATTCG TCGTACCCATCAATGGCAGATTACCAGAAATCAGGCCTTTACCAATGGGCTGGTGATGCAGAGAATTTTGACAAAGAAGGTCCTTACATTGAGCTGGTCACTTCTCCCAATAACCCTGATGGATATAGAAGGAAATCAATGGTGAACCGAAGCCAAGGACTATTGATTCATGACCTTGCCTATTATTGGCCTCAATACACTCCAATATCATCCCCTTCAGATCATGATCTCACGCTTTTTACTGCCTCAAAAACCACTGGTCATGCTGGAATGCGCATAGG GTGGGCTCTTGTGAAAGATAAAGAGGTAGCGAagaaaatgactaaattcatagAGCTGAATACAATTGGTGTGTCGAAGGATTCTCAACTCAGAGCTGCGAAGGTTTTAAAGGCTGTCTCTGAGAGCtgtgaagaagaaaaccacaaaaACGTAGAATCATTTTTCAAGTACAGCTACAACCTCATGGCACAAAGGTGGAAGCAACTGAGGGAAGTAGTTGATGCCGGTGATATGTTCACAATCCCCCAATTTTCTCCAGCATTCTGCACCTTCTTTGGTAAGGAGACGGAGCCTCAGCCAG CTTTCGTGTGGTTGAAGTGCGAGGGAGATGTTGAAGACTGCGAGACCTTCCTTAGAGGACACAAAATTATAACCAGAAGTGGGACACAGTTTGGGGCTAGCCCAAAATATGTAAGAATTAGCATGTTGGATACAGATGAAACTTTTATACAGTTTATAGAGAGGCTATCGGCCATACAGGAGCTAGAATGA
- the LOC106753302 gene encoding tryptophan aminotransferase-related protein 2 isoform X2, whose protein sequence is MVAVPSLFSLRHLLVLSLALNLSLILRALYHQRGEDNKWWFCFKKKMMEDADSCFTTSSTSSLHNSTREKVIDLDHGDPIMYERFWRQMGDKTTITIPGWQSMSYLSDGSNICWFLEAEFATEVVRLHKVVGNAVTEGRHIVVGTGSSQLILAALYALSSPDAAQPISVVSAVPYYSSYPSMADYQKSGLYQWAGDAENFDKEGPYIELVTSPNNPDGYRRKSMVNRSQGLLIHDLAYYWPQYTPISSPSDHDLTLFTASKTTGHAGMRIGWALVKDKEVAKKMTKFIELNTIGVSKDSQLRAAKVLKAVSESCEEENHKNVESFFKYSYNLMAQRWKQLREVVDAGDMFTIPQFSPAFCTFFGKETEPQPAFVWLKCEGDVEDCETFLRGHKIITRSGTQFGASPKYVRISMLDTDETFIQFIERLSAIQELE, encoded by the exons ATGGTTGCAGTTCCGTCTCTGTTTTCCTTGAGGCACTTGCTGGTGCTGTCTCTGGCCCTGAATCTTAGTCTTATCCTTAGAGCTCTATATCACCAGAGGGGAGAAGACAACAAGTGGTGGTTTTGtttcaagaagaaaatgatggaaGATGCAGACTCATGTTTTACTACCTCTTCAACCTCGTCTCTCCATAATTCTACTCGTGAAAAAGTTATCGACTTGGATCA TGGTGACCCAATAATGTATGAAAGATTCTGGCGACAAATGGGTGACAAGACTACAATCACAATTCCAGGATGGCAATCAATGAGTTATTTATCTGATGGTTCAAACATTTGCTGGTTTTTGGAGGCTGAGTTTGCAACGGAAGTGGTGAGGTTGCACAAAGTGGTGGGCAATGCTGTGACAGAAGGTCGCCATATTGTTGTTGGGACAGGATCCTCTCAGCTAATTCTGGCTGCCCTTTATGCTCTGTCCTCGCCTGATGCTGCTCAACCAATCAGTGTTGTATCTGCCGTGCCCTATTATTCG TCGTACCCATCAATGGCAGATTACCAGAAATCAGGCCTTTACCAATGGGCTGGTGATGCAGAGAATTTTGACAAAGAAGGTCCTTACATTGAGCTGGTCACTTCTCCCAATAACCCTGATGGATATAGAAGGAAATCAATGGTGAACCGAAGCCAAGGACTATTGATTCATGACCTTGCCTATTATTGGCCTCAATACACTCCAATATCATCCCCTTCAGATCATGATCTCACGCTTTTTACTGCCTCAAAAACCACTGGTCATGCTGGAATGCGCATAGG GTGGGCTCTTGTGAAAGATAAAGAGGTAGCGAagaaaatgactaaattcatagAGCTGAATACAATTGGTGTGTCGAAGGATTCTCAACTCAGAGCTGCGAAGGTTTTAAAGGCTGTCTCTGAGAGCtgtgaagaagaaaaccacaaaaACGTAGAATCATTTTTCAAGTACAGCTACAACCTCATGGCACAAAGGTGGAAGCAACTGAGGGAAGTAGTTGATGCCGGTGATATGTTCACAATCCCCCAATTTTCTCCAGCATTCTGCACCTTCTTTGGTAAGGAGACGGAGCCTCAGCCAG CTTTCGTGTGGTTGAAGTGCGAGGGAGATGTTGAAGACTGCGAGACCTTCCTTAGAGGACACAAAATTATAACCAGAAGTGGGACACAGTTTGGGGCTAGCCCAAAATATGTAAGAATTAGCATGTTGGATACAGATGAAACTTTTATACAGTTTATAGAGAGGCTATCGGCCATACAGGAGCTAGAATGA